A region of Candidatus Palauibacter australiensis DNA encodes the following proteins:
- a CDS encoding efflux RND transporter periplasmic adaptor subunit, translating to MLRRLLFGSSLRIIAVIIVGTIAVAALMLSLAPEPESQEPPPQIPFAQTASVVAGSGAIPVFGSGTVRPSEEIDVAPQVGGKVVWVNPRFQSGGRVEAGQTLFRIEEADYEYRVQVAEANVAASRVAFLEEQERATIASAQYELYVERRETGPPPAEASPLTLREPQMEAASAALSRDRARLDEARLALSRTRVTAPFDGFVREESVDPGQVVNPGQPVGRLFASAAVEVVVPLSDADAALVPGLWGLEAGDGARDVAARVIAHYGEAMYSWEGYVDRGESSVDAQTRTIDVIVRVPDPFDPSAPAGPSAAVGSDPPLLVGKFVEVEIEGLSPEDYFQIPRAALQPGNEVWTADRDGVVNIVPVQVLQRANDAVFVTGALRGGQAVITGGLQFATEGMRVQTEPAR from the coding sequence ATGCTGCGCAGATTGCTGTTCGGATCCAGTCTCCGGATCATCGCCGTGATCATCGTCGGTACGATTGCGGTCGCGGCACTAATGCTCTCGCTGGCCCCCGAACCGGAAAGCCAGGAACCACCCCCCCAGATCCCGTTTGCGCAAACGGCCAGTGTTGTGGCCGGATCGGGCGCGATACCCGTGTTCGGATCCGGCACCGTGCGGCCAAGCGAGGAGATCGATGTCGCACCGCAGGTGGGCGGCAAGGTCGTCTGGGTCAATCCGCGGTTCCAGAGCGGAGGGCGCGTCGAGGCGGGCCAGACGCTCTTCCGCATCGAAGAAGCCGATTACGAGTACCGCGTACAGGTAGCGGAAGCGAACGTCGCGGCAAGCCGCGTCGCCTTCCTCGAGGAACAGGAACGGGCAACGATCGCCAGTGCCCAGTATGAACTGTACGTGGAGCGGCGCGAGACGGGGCCTCCGCCGGCCGAGGCGAGTCCGCTCACGCTGCGGGAGCCTCAGATGGAAGCGGCCAGCGCCGCGCTGAGCCGGGATCGAGCGCGGCTTGACGAGGCGAGACTTGCGCTCTCCAGGACCCGGGTCACCGCGCCGTTCGATGGCTTCGTGCGCGAGGAATCCGTCGATCCGGGGCAGGTCGTGAACCCCGGGCAGCCCGTCGGACGCCTCTTCGCTTCGGCGGCGGTGGAGGTCGTCGTGCCCCTCTCCGATGCCGACGCCGCCCTGGTCCCCGGATTGTGGGGGCTCGAGGCGGGCGACGGGGCACGGGACGTAGCGGCTCGCGTGATCGCCCATTACGGGGAGGCGATGTACTCCTGGGAGGGTTACGTGGATCGGGGGGAGAGTTCCGTTGACGCGCAGACACGCACCATCGACGTGATCGTGCGCGTGCCGGACCCGTTCGACCCAAGCGCGCCGGCGGGCCCGTCCGCCGCTGTCGGGAGCGATCCTCCGTTGCTGGTCGGCAAGTTCGTGGAGGTGGAGATCGAGGGACTCTCACCGGAGGACTACTTCCAGATCCCGCGAGCGGCGCTGCAACCCGGCAACGAAGTCTGGACGGCGGACCGCGACGGCGTCGTGAACATCGTTCCGGTTCAGGTGCTGCAACGCGCCAACGATGCAGTGTTCGTCACCGGCGCCCTGCGAGGCGGCCAGGCGGTAATCACCGGTGGACTTCAGTTCGCCACCGAAGGGATGCGCGTCCAGACCGAACCGGCGCGATGA